A window from Neodiprion fabricii isolate iyNeoFabr1 chromosome 2, iyNeoFabr1.1, whole genome shotgun sequence encodes these proteins:
- the LOC124176765 gene encoding probable serine hydrolase, with protein MLSQIYSRKIIQHVAAGARNFYRNSYNSNQDATEVEIPVPWGKIAGKWWGPKDRQPILAFHGWQDNAATFDTLIPLLPKGTSVLAVDMPGHGYSSWSPAGIPYSLMNTVLLVRRIVKFYDWRKIKFMGHSMGSMVVFLYAAYFPQEIDFGIGIDLVKPPSIDVNKYSKVITQHAEEILRIEARKTDPPTYSDEEIMHKWIKGTNYSIDEAACRLLMKRGVKEVARDEFIFSKDPRLITYTSFDSGYTHDHILKLAERIVCPYRLIKASDSPFYQDKELVLETVEKMSTNSSDFTYTVVPGKHHLHLTHPERVTEILNPFLEKHNN; from the exons ATGCTGTCGCAAATTTATTCGAGGAAAATCATCCAGCACGTGGCAGCCGGTGCAAGAAACTTTTACAGGAACTCGTACAATTCAAATCAAGATGCAACGGAAGTTGAGATCCCCGTACCGTGGGGCAAGATAGCTG GTAAATGGTGGGGGCCAAAGGACCGGCAGCCAATTTTGGCGTTTCACGGATGGCAGGATAACGCAGCAACGTTCGATACGTTGATCCCGTTGTTACCCAAGGGAACTTCTGTACTTGCGGTAGACATGCCCGGTCACGGATATTCATCTTGGTCACCAGCAGGGATACCATATTCATTGATGAACACTGTCTTGCTAGTTAGAAGGATAGTCAAATTTTATGATtggaggaaaataaaattcatggGTCACTCGATGGGCAGCATGGTCGTGTTTTTGTATGCAGCGTATTTCCCTCAAGAAATCGACTTTGGCATCGGTATTGACCTCGTGAAGCCACCCTCTATAGATGTCAACAAATATAGCAAAGTAATCACCCAGCATGCAGAAGAGATCCTTAGAATAGAAGCGAGAAAAACGGACCCACCTACTTACAGTGACGAAGAAATTATGCACAAATGGATAAAGGGGACAAATTATTCTATAGACGAGGCAGCTTGCAGGCTGCTTATGAAACGAGGAGTTAAAGAAGTTGCAAGGGACGAATTTATATTCAGTAAAGATCCAAGACTGATCACATATACTTCTTTTGACTCCGGCTACACCCATGACCACATCTTAAAACTAGCCGAACGAATCGTTTGCCCATACAGGCTGATTAAAGCTTCAGATTCGCCCTTTTATCAGGATAAGGAGCTGGTACTTGAAACTGTTGAGAAAATGAGTACAAATAGTTCAGACTTTACCTATACTGTAGTGCCTGGTAAACACCATTTACATTTAACTCACCCCGAAAGAGTGACCGAAATACTCAATCCATTTTTAGAAAAGCATAATAACTAG